Within the Methanobrevibacter wolinii SH genome, the region AGTTACTCATGCTGGTCTTGCTGGTGCTGGTGTAGGTGCAGCGATGTGTAGAGGTATGGGTGATGGTGTTAAATATATAGAGCTTTTAGAGGAAGGTGGTGGTTCTAAACTTGGTAAAGCTAATGTTGTTACACCTAAAATGGAAAAAGTAGTAATTGGTGTAGATGATACTGATGTTAAAGATAAAGGTGCAACATGGACTATGGCACATAACATGGGTATAGAACTTAAAAATGAAGGTTTTGAATATTTAGATCATGTTATTTGTCAACTTTATCCTAAGAATCCACATAAAACACAAAATTGTGTTTCAATAGCTTTAACTTTTGCTGTAAAAGAAGAAGATAAAGATAAGTTAATTAACAGAGTTATTGAAATATTAAAAAGAGATACTTTATCTGATAAAACATCCATTGCAGTTAAAACAGGAATTGGAATACCAGATAAACTAAGAGAATATGCACATAAAACTAAAACTGGTATGATGGA harbors:
- the mmp11 gene encoding methanogenesis marker protein 11; amino-acid sequence: MEILKPEDLKEKYDDPWIAPYEKEITMVDGDTVEIVEYHPCISGSNWLVKQYEHSSPLIIKASRDGNKHDFICKIGKSPLKLKASYNAAGIEEVSVDGDEVKVTHAGLAGAGVGAAMCRGMGDGVKYIELLEEGGGSKLGKANVVTPKMEKVVIGVDDTDVKDKGATWTMAHNMGIELKNEGFEYLDHVICQLYPKNPHKTQNCVSIALTFAVKEEDKDKLINRVIEILKRDTLSDKTSIAVKTGIGIPDKLREYAHKTKTGMMDVETAEKIANELGIDLIAVTGDHGKIGALAACGLYDNPDEAVKIYSRE